The sequence GGGGGACCCTGTTAAGATGCATGTCATTCCGACCCCGGAGGCCCAGGCtggggcctgagagtctgcatttcgaACCAGCCGCTAGAGGGTGGCGGTGGTTCCCAGTGGACACCCCCAGACGTCACGAGAACCCCAAGAGGAGTGCTGCACCAGCACCCCCGCTTCCCGCGTGCGCATATCGAGGCGCCAGGTGCCCCAGCCTCGCCCAGCGGGGAAGGGCAGGGGCCGGGTCCAAGCCAGGCGGGGCCCTGGTGTGCACCCGTCCCCGCCCCCGAGGGATCCACAAGGCTCGGGCTGGGGGGGGGGTCCCCAGGGACGCACCTCGGAAGAACTGGCTGGTGTCGAAGACCTTGACCACCTCGTCGCGCTCCAGCTTGTTGGGCCTGTCCTTGAAGAGCACGGCGTTGCCGCTGCAGAAGACGCGGCCCTGGCACAGCCGCCTGACGTGCACGCCCTGCCGGCCGCTGTGCAGCAGCACGCCCCGCTCCAGGTGCCCGAAGAGCTTGCGGGTCACCTGCCGCTGCCGCTCGCTGGGGATGGTGTCGGCCGGCGGGAAGCGCACCAGCTCCAGGTCCCCGGGCGCGTACGGCTTGCCCGCGGGCAGGCCGGGCGGGCTCAGGGAGAGGCGGCAGCCCTCGGGGCAGGAGGTGGTGGCCTGGCCCACCAGCTTGCCCCCGTAGTAGAAGCTGATGACCATCTGGGAGAAGGCTGCGGGGTCAAGGGGGGGCCAGCATCAGAGGGCGGGCGCCTGCCGGGCATCCTCGGCCTCTGCACAAACCCTGCGCCTTTCTTTCACCACGACGGGGCGTCTTGACTTGGGGTCGtgcccctggggcttcctggggaAGCCCTGGCCCCCTTGTAGGAGGAGAGTTTTTTGACGCATCAACAGAAcacatagggaagcggatttggctcaacggacagagcgtccgcctaccacatgggaggtccagggttcaaaccccgggcctccttgacccgtgtgcagctgacccatgcgcagcgctgatgtgcacaaggagtgctgtgccacgcgggggtgtcccctgcgtaggggagccccacgcgcaaggagtgcgccccgtaaggagagccgcccagtatgaaaaaagcacagcctgcccaggagtggtgcctcacacacagagaactgaagcggccagatgatgcaccaaaaagagacacagattcctggtgccactgacaaggatacaagaagacacagaagaacacatggcaaatggacagagagcagacaatggggggacaggggagggagagaaataaatttttttaaaaattaaatctttaaaaaaagaaaaaattagaacacacagaaacaccaggAAGGCATTACTTGAAGCCACCCTAACTGCTGCCTTAACACGGGCCCTGCCTGGCGCCAGGTCTCCCACTCCTGACACGCAGGAGCGGGCGATGCCCCCGCAGCCGCCACTTCTGAAATCCTGCCGCTCAGGCTCTGCCTCCTCAGCGCCACGCGGGAAGGAGACGCTGGCTTTCCACTCAAGGTCAGTGAAGCTCCCCGGCAGGTTCTCGCCCCTGCGCTCCCCTCGGGGCTCCCCGGTTCCAGGTGAAGAGCCTGCGCACAACCCTCCACCCAACCCGTTCTCAGGAAAGAGTCCGAGAAGCACGCCGGCGAGGGCAGGGCGTCCCCACATGCCGCCCTGGGCTCCGGGGGGCCGCGGCACCACGGGGCGGCCCAGCACGGCGCCCTGAGCTGACGGCACCCTCAGTGTCCTCCCCCTCCAAGGGCCTCCCCAGGGGCTGGCGGATCCGTGCCGCCCGCGCTCGGCCACCCCTTTTCAATCAAAGGGCCTGCGCTCGGGGCCTTGGGCAGAGCCTCCTGACGCCGCCGTGACGCGCGTTTTCACCGACTCACAGCCGGGAGGCTGGTTTCCCTGTGACAGAGCAGAGGGCGCCCGTGGAAAACAAACCAGCTCTGAAAAGCGAGCGGGGTGGGAGGAAGGTATGACGTCCGGAGGAGCCCAGGGGTGCCCGGCTACAAGAACGGCTTGTGCAAGGAGGGGCTCGGGGACTCAAGTTTGGGAACCCTGAACTAGGTGGGACTGGAGACGGGCGCTAAACACAGGGGCTCGACGGGCCGAAGGGCACTGAGCAGGCGTCAACTAGAAGAATCAGACGCACCCACCGCACGCAAGGCGAGTTTGGGGCGCCTTCTAAGGACCCCGAGCCCGGCGTCCAGGGCCAGCCCCTGGAGCGGCGCGCACCGTGAGCTGCCCCATCCGTGCGCCCCCTGACCTGAGCGACCCTGCACCCTGTCACCTGTCAGTGCTGCTGTGCACCTTGGAGTCCACAGGGCCCCCGGCCATGCTCTGCGTGGTCAACCTTTGCTGCGCCCACAAACCTTAAGACTCCCGCTCCCAGTCACGGGTTCCATTTTCACCCACTTTGGAGCCAAAGGAGGTTCTAGACTCACGCAGAGCAGGGAGCCAGCGGCAGGTGCCCGCATTCAACCCGCTTATTTGAcatctggggaaactgaggccctgctGGGGTCCCTCGGCAGTAGGCAGCCACAGACAAGGGCAGGAGACCCCCGTCTCCCCGCCCACCATCCTCCCCAGGAGGTGCCGTCTGTGTCCCCTGAGGACGCAACTCATGCCCCTTCCTTCCGCCCCGCGACGACGCTGCGCACTGGTCTCGGGTGAACGGAAGGCTCCAGCTGACCCGTCGCCCCTCTGCCCTCTTTCCTGGGGCCTGATCACAGGGCCGGCGCCTCCCAGCATGCAGGTCCAAGACCAGAGAAGGCTGGCCCTGGAAGGACCTCGGTGACGGCTTGCTCCCCTTCCGGGTGAGGACAGAGGCACCAGGAGGAGAAGCAGCACCAGGGTCCCCCCAGGCGACTGGGGGTGCCCCTTCTGCAATGCTAAGCGCCCCTAGATGCTGCTCGCCCGCCAGGGATGGTCCAGCCAGGGGACGGTCTGGCCACGGCGGTCGCAGAGCAGAAGGGCCGCGAGCGCCGACTCCAGAGACCCCACCGGCTCGTGACCACAGCATACGCTGCCCAGCTGCAGCCCGGGACGTGCGGCTTCACTGCGCCccgcctcggtttccccatctgtaaagtgggggtgATGCCAGCACCACTTTGTCAGGCTGCTGTGAGGACGGGGTGAGCTCGTATTTGTGCCTGGGCCATGAGCACCCCACAAGTGGTTAAGGAAATCGGGGTGACTGCCAAAGACGACCACCATCGCAGCGGCACCTGCGGCAGCGCCTCACAACCCCACAGCCGCACAGGTGTGCGGGGGCTCTGCCCCGGTCCCTGAGCACCTTTAGTCCCCACAGCAGCCCAGGAGGAGGGCAGTAGCGTTATCAAGCCACTTCCCGGGCGAGGAAGCCAAGGCTAGAGAGATGGAGCCTGCACCCGCTCCCCGGCAGGCTGCCTTGCACCCACGTCCCCATGCACCAAGCCACACGGTCCGTGTAACACACTGTCCTTCACCCGAAGGATTTCACGTGCACAGTCAAGAGCCCCGCCTGGCAGCTGTGCAACAGGGTGGACCAGCCCGCGCTACAGCATGTGGTTAACAGAGAGTGAGTGCTGATGTTTTATTTGGGAAGACTTCAACTGAAAAGCCAAACCTTGGCTTCTCTAGAAAAAATGGAAACCGAGGTCTGGCGCACAAGCCCACAGGGCAACATCGCTGGCGGGCCAGCCCTTGGGGCACAGGCTTCCCAGTTTGCCATAGTCTCCACCACTCCCTGTTGTCTTCCACCTGTCCACTTCCCTCACTGTGTCACTTGGTCCCCGTGGAAGGAAGATTTAGGGAGTCCTGACATCAGCTTATTTACAGAGGGATGTGAGGCTAGGGGCTGAAGAGGGGCTACCAAAAGCCCACAACTTCTAGACTCCCAGCAGGAGGCGGGGGCCTGAGTCTCCGGGATCACACGAGAAAACTTCCTCAGGCTGCATCTTCCCCTCCTGCTCAGATGGCCGCAGCGCCGGACCCTGTGGCTTTCTCACCCACAGAAAGCAGCGGTCAGCAGGCTCCGGGGTCACGGCCTGGCACTCGCCAGGTCAGCAGCCGGGCCCCATCACCGAGAGCCCTCCCTGCCCACACCCTCCGGAGCGCGGGCCTCGGGGGGCTGCACGGCGGGCCGCGGCCCCGAGAACGGGCGCGCAGCTGGGCGGGTGCTGGGTCGGCTGGGGCACCCCCGCTGCGCAGCTTCCCGTGGCAAGTGGTGcgctctaagcctcagtttcctcatctgtgaagccaCGACGACGCCAGCCCCCTGCTGCTGGGGCCGCCATGGAGGCAAGCGGAGCCCCCAGCGCCCGGGTGCGGGGCCGTCTCCTCCCAACCTGTGCCTCCGCCCCCAGAAAGCCCCCCATCCAGGCCAGCCTTGGCAAGACACTTCTCCTCTCCCAGCcccgtttcctcatctgtgcgGGGAGGCCCCGAGCCCCGGCCAACGTTCTGCGGCCGTCTCGATGAGTCAGGCTCCTTCCTCACGCACCCACAGATGCCGGGGCAGACGCTGGCGCCACCGCAGCTCACAAGATGGTGTCCGCGGGTCCCGAACAGCAGCCAGGGGCCAAGCTGCTCACCCAGGGTCCTGGGCACAGCCAGGCACCGGCACCTGACGCACGAGAGCCACCCCCCAGGTCAGGAGGGCGGCCGGgatgggctggggctgggcccaGCTCTGCCCCCCTCAACGGCGTGACCCTGAGCTTCTGAGTCTGTGAGGCGGGAGAAGGACAGCactgctggggggagggggctacTGAGATGATGCGGCCATGAAGAGTCCAGCACTGACCCCAGCACCCAGCTGGCATTCAGTAACGGTCGGCCACCACCTTCGCCGCCACCACCTctatcaccacctccaccaccatgtCCACCATCTACACCATCACCTCCACTATCATCTCCATCACCATCGCCGCCGCCACCACCACCTTCACCTCCACTATcatctccaccacctccaccatcacctctactatctccaccaccaccatcacctccactaTCATCTCCACCACCAtcgccaccaccatcacctccacctccaccactacCATCACTATCACCTCTActaccatctccaccaccaccttcacctccactatcatctccaccacctccacctccaccatcacctctACTATCATCTCCACCACCAtcgccaccaccatcacctccatcatctccaccaccaccaccattacctCCACCACATCACCtgcaccatcaccatcacctcccCCCTCAtctccaccatcatcatcacctccaccatcgCCTCTaacaccatcaccatcatcatcacctccatcatcatcaccatcatttccatcaccaccaccatcaccaccatcatcatcactgtAGACTTGGgaggaggaagaagtaaaaggaaACTGCCATCGGTGGCATTCACTAAGCAATTACGCCCCTGCTAGAAAGTTTTCCTAATCACTGACTACGATGACTCCTCACAGCACTACTGTGAGAGGGGTGTGACTACTGGTTCCATTTTGCAGACGAGAAGCCTGAGGTTCTGAGAGGTCCAAGGACTCCCCCTGGGTTTGCACAGGAGGGGTAGAACTGGGCCACCAGCCTATCTGTCCCCATATTCCTTCTCCTGCAGCTACGCCCCAAAGAGTTTTATATCCCCTTACTGGTCCAATCCCACCAGAGGATCAAAAAGCCAAGGCCCCTGCTTGCTCCTGAGCCAAACTGCGAGGCAGAGGGACCTGGCTGCTGACCCCTGGTGCCCAACGGGGCTTCGCGAAGGGTCTTCAGagggcaccccccacccccagcagcccgGGGTCCCACCTACCTGAGTGGTGTGTGTCGTAGGCCGCATACCCCGTGACCAGCGGCAAGGCTGCTGGGGAAGAGAAGAATCGTTCAGCCCGAGCCCGGTGTCCGCTCGGGGACCGCACCCCGCCACTGCCCGCACCACGGCGCGCCCTGAGCCCCACCACAGGCTGCCGGCACACTCGCCTGCCGCCCTTCCAGCAGCCCCGGGTCTCAGGAATGCAGAAAACCAGGTCCCGGCCGCGGCAGAGAGGAGCTGGAGACGTCCTCCCCGCCGTGTGGGACACCGCGAGGCCACATCTCCTCCCCGCCCCGAGGTCCTGCCTCCAGAACAGCAGTGGAGCGGTGCCCCCGGCCAGGCTTGACCCCGCGGGGCCCTCGGCGCTCCGGACGAGCTCCCAGAGCCCTGGTTCAACGAGGCCACCCCACGGCCCGGCACCCTCTGGGGCCTGCCGGGCCAGCTGTCAGCAGCTGCTCTCCCACAGGGACAGTGGGGGAAGCCGAGGGGGGAAGCAGAGGGGCCGGGGCGTGGGCAAAGCACCCACTGGGTGCCGGGTCCTGCGATGCCTCATTGAACCCTCGCGGCCCCTGGGGGAGCTCCGGGGCCTCTGCTTTGTAGATGCATCAACTGAGGCTTCGGATCCATGACCCCGAGCGAGTTCCtgtcccccctctcccctccagcGCTCCGAGGGGCTCCTCGCTGTCATAAGAGACTGGCTGAGACCCCCGAGAGCCCAGGGGAGGGGCGCGATGCCCGAGAGCTGCGCCTTCCCTCTACGCTGCGGCcccaggggggtggggaaggaaccACAGGCCGTCCCCGCCAGAAGAGCAGAGGGTGCcctcctggggggcggggggccagCCGGGGCAGGCCGGGCTGCCCTGGGGCTGGAACGCCGGACCCCGGAATCGCCCTCAACCAGGCGTGGGGGCTTCACggctctgggctcaggtccttgCCCCACAACAGGGGTGGTGGCAGCGCCCCCTCCCACCTGGGGCTGCCGGGCTCGGGCCCGCCTCACCTGCGCTGGGCGGCTGCGCCCACCAGTCGGGGAGGAGCTGGCTGCGGCAGGCCTCTGGCGGGGAAGGGCTCCTCTTGATCACGCCCATGTAGTCGTCCACGGCGGGCTGCGCAATCGGGGCAGAGAGAAGAGGCGGTCACCAACCCCCCAGCGGTCTCCAGGCTTTACGCTGCTCTGAGGCCCTGTTGTCGCCTTTATCTCGTGAGGCAAAAAGCCGGTTTTACTCTGCACCTCGAAAGACCCTCGTCTGGGGGCTCAGAGGTCAGACCCGCGACTCGAATCATGAGCCTCTGTGGGGCCGCTGGCAGGTTTAGTGGCCTTTCCGTGGAACTGTCTGTGGCAAAAGCAAATGGGCCAAGTTACCCGCAGCCTGGTCCCGGCTCACTGAGGAACAGAGATGCAGAGCCACGCCGCGTGCCACGAGCCCCGCTAAGGGAGACACGTGCAGATTTCCCATCTCTGGCCCGTTCCTCAAAAGAGGCTAACAAATGCGATTCCGAAATGTTTTGAGGTCGGATTTTCCTGGGGTGGCAGTCCGGTCATCACGCCTTCTCGACAGAAGGCCTTGCATGGAAAACACGGCACTGCTGCAGAGACCTGAGGCCAGGAATTCCCAAAGGCCACCAAAAACCGACCAGCAACCACCCGCAGCAGGGGCGGCCCCGCAGAGGCGCCACTGGCCCCCCAGTCCTCTGGCAGCCGTGCCACTGCCAAGgcgtatatatttttttgtctttatttttttaatattatattaaaaaaatatgaggtccccatataccccctacgcccctcaccccactcctccccccataacaacaacctcctccatcatcatgagacattgattgcatttggtgaatacatctctgagcaccgctgcacctcatggtcaatggtccacaccatagcccattctctcccacagtccacccagtgggccatgggaggacatacaatgtccggtaactgtccctgcagcaccacccaggacaacaaggcATCTATTTTTGCTGCGCTCTTCTTAAGAATTTACGGAGCACCCACACTGCCTTTTGCGAGAGCCTTCTGCCTGATTTGCTCAGGCAATACCGAGCGTGCGGCGTCCACGGCCAACGGGGCTGCACGCTGCACCCACTCACCTCCTTAATCAGGTCGTCGAGTTCCGAGCGGCCACACTCCATGTCCGAGACCTCGCTCACGCAGCCCGGGGCCGCCACGCCTAACTTGCCTAAGGAGAGCCAGAGAGAAATCCATGGCAAACGGCACTGAGGAGCCACAGCCTCCTCCAGGACGGAATCaagggttgttgttttttgtttttttctctatttttttttaaatgttacattcgaaaaacatgaggtccccatacacccccccacctcccactcctcccacatcaacaatctctttcatcatcgtggcacatacATCGCATTTGgcgactacattttggagcactgctgcaccccatggataatggtttacactgtagtctatactctcccccagtcaacccagtggccatggcaggacatacactgtccagcatctgtccctgcagcaccacccaggacaactccaagtcctgcaaatgaCTTTTTAATGCTGCGTTTAAGGGAAATAAAAGCGAGTGAGCCTCTTCGTTGGTTTGGGAAAGGCACAGAAATTCTTTCCCATGCTTTAGTCACCTGATCAGCAAATTCAAAAGAGAGAAGTTGgttgttggtattttttttttcccctaatgctTTTAGAGGATAAAGAAAGCACTTTGGTGTCTTCCTTCTACTTGCCACCATCTAAAATAAATCTGTATCAACTACATCTCATGCCAGGTGTTTAGCACCCTACAAAGGCTAAATTTACGAGCTGGGGCATTTGCAGACACCCCAAGATTTCCCGTCAAAGTGCCTGCAGCTGGGTGGCACTAACTCATCAGCAGGAAATCTCTCTTTGGCCTTCCCAAACATGCAGCGTGCATCTGCGCGTACACGCCCGCGCACACCCCACTCGGGGGCCACACACCAGCTGGACACAGAACTGCCCAATGCACCCAGATGCTTCCGCCAGGGGATGCTGGGCGGCCCCCTGCCTGCTCCGGGCAGACGCTCAGGGAGCTCAGATGCCAGCTGAGGTGCGTCCTAGCCAAGCCCCCATGGGACTTAGGCGTCCCAGTGACCTCCAGATGCCACCCTCCACTTAATCCTCACTGGATTTGGACACAATTCTGAGAGAATCAAGGATTCCCGAGAAGGAGCTGCCAGGCATGCCAGGGGCAGCCAAGCAGTAAAGGACAGAGGCTGCGGGCCATGGACGTTATGCAAACGAGGCCCTCGTAGGCCCTGGGAACCTGCGGGGCTCTTTACACCTGCACTGGCAGGTGAGGCTGAGCTGTAAACAAGCCCGGCTCCCCTGCCAGTTTAGGCTCGGCGGGTTCTGGGGCGCAGAGCGGGCCTAGAGCCTGCCGTTCCTTCAGTGAGGCTGCCGGGAGCACAGCCCCGTGGTGGCAGGTGGGGGCAGACTGGAGCAAGCCGGTGTATTTTCTTGCAACAAAAACTTATCTTCAACTGGGAAATAAGGTAGAAACGTGGCTTTGATCTAACGGGTCTCCCCACGGGCCACCGAGTCTCCAGGGAAAGGCCCGTGGTTTGTCTTCTGAAGGACGAGGGCTGAGACTCAGCAGAGGAAGGTCTGAACTGGCAGCCGTTCGTGCAAAGGaccataaaaaagaaaacctcccaGCCCCGGCCGTCAGGCCTGGAGCCGGAGCGCGCTGTCCGGTCCTTCGCTGACCACAGACACCACcgtctcctcttccctcccagaCAAGCTTTGTCATCACAAGCTAAATACTTCCCTGACCCAGGCTCGCTATGTTTGAGTCACGatcttaacttttctaaattatcCTCGGACATGTGCAGCACTCGCACAGTGGGACAAGCCCAAACGCAGCATCTCTGCACAGCCCAAGCAGCTTTCCGATGTCTTCTGGCCATTATGGGATTCCCAGTAAGCTTCTAAGGAGAAAATCATACCATGCCAATATTCTCATTGCCAcatcaaatgaccaaaaaaaaaaaagcccagtgtGTTGAAAGACTGTTTCAAACCAGTGACAGGGAGTAGATTTGACGGCATGGGCCAGCCCTGCTTCCTGACAGTTGCAAAGCACATGATTTTGAAAGGGATCCTGAGGCCAGGTCCAACTCGGACCGAAACCTCGGAATCAGGAGCAGGGGGAGGCACGGCGGGTTTGGCTTTCCTGGGATCTGAGGGCTGGAAGAGACCTCAAGGATTCTCAAATGCCCGACTTCCCAAAGGGCCATCAGGACCTAACAGCGTAGAGGGGCTTCGTGGCCGGAACTTTCGCCTCCACCCCGATCAGACGTGGCGTCCCCAAATGCTATGTCACCCCACAGAGAGTAGctagaaagcaaaaggagtgCCCGGCACTCACTGCTGCAGGGCCCCTGCTCCCCCCGGGCGCCTTCCTGAGCTCAGCAACGCGCTCCTGCCACGCAGTGCGGCGGCGGCAGAGCCGGGCTGCAGCCCAGTGTCCAGGCCCCCGCCCTTTCCTCTGAGGCGCAACTGGAAGTGGCCACTTGGACAGCAGATGGGGTGTGAGGTCAGCAGAAAGACATCTCGGCCTCTGCTTACACAAAGGAAAGAACTGTTTGGTTTAACACGAACCACCTGCTCTAGACCCCATGCGCCACGGCCTGCAGCCCAGAGCCCAGCTCTCGGGCAAGGGCAGCGAACCCGAGCGGCCTCGGGAAGACGCGGTGCCTATCAAGGATAGTTACATTTTTGCTCTTCCTCGGGAACGATTCGGTAAACTTTGTATGGCTCGGAAATGTCCAACTGGGACCGGTCAGTCACTTCCTCAAAATCTGGGCTCTTGTTCAAAGCACAGCGTAGCCTCGTCTTCCAAGTGGCTGGTTCGGCTTTGTCCCCTTCCTTAAACTTCCCTTTAAAAACTGCCCAGgcctgaagagagagaaaaagaagctcATTAAAGGCTCAGCCAGGCTCCGTCGCCGCCATGGGGAGCCAGGGGAGCCGGCACACTTCTGACTGTCCTGCAAGCAGTTTGGGGCAGTAGGTCTCCATTCGAGGAATTTCGGGACTCAGAGAACCCGCAATCAGAACCCTTTCTCTAGCGGGGGGAAAGACTGGCCCAGGGGAAGGAACTGCCCCGAAGCACCCAGCCAGTGCCCGGCTGggctgggattcgaacccaggccCAAGGCCCATCCCACACACCACCCCAAGGACGCCTGTTCACCAAGTCCTTCCCTGGACTCAACGGCCCAGAGAAGGCTGAGGTTAAGCGGCACAAAGAGGAAGTTACACATGGTTTCACTAGAATGTccaaaacaaagaacaatttgctGCTGTTTCAAACCAACCCCTGGCTAAAAATTTAGCATGAAAAGGGAACACGATGCAAAAAGTCTGAATGTGGTCATCCGGGCCCTGTTACTTTTAATAgaaatttgttttgcatttttgtgtTTATTCTAGCTCTTTCTCCCCAGGTCACTGtttaaaattcaatgaaatgTTTTCCCTCTGCTGGTTTTTTTATAGCTCGGTTTTCTGACCTCTCCAAACCCTAGGATCTGAACAAGGAACCAAAAATTCAAAGCCGGAAAATTAAAGCCAACGTGTGGATTctgactgtattttttttttttttaagtaaaacaaGAATGGGCATATTT is a genomic window of Dasypus novemcinctus isolate mDasNov1 chromosome 18, mDasNov1.1.hap2, whole genome shotgun sequence containing:
- the IRF8 gene encoding interferon regulatory factor 8 isoform X1, which produces MCDRNGGRRLRQWLIEQIDSAMYPGLIWENDEKSMFRIPWKHAGKQDYNQEVDASIFKAWAVFKGKFKEGDKAEPATWKTRLRCALNKSPDFEEVTDRSQLDISEPYKVYRIVPEEEQKCKLGVAAPGCVSEVSDMECGRSELDDLIKEPAVDDYMGVIKRSPSPPEACRSQLLPDWWAQPPSAAALPLVTGYAAYDTHHSAFSQMVISFYYGGKLVGQATTSCPEGCRLSLSPPGLPAGKPYAPGDLELVRFPPADTIPSERQRQVTRKLFGHLERGVLLHSGRQGVHVRRLCQGRVFCSGNAVLFKDRPNKLERDEVVKVFDTSQFFRELQQFYNNQSRLPDSRVVLCFGEEFPDMAPLRSKLILVQVEQLYVRQLVEEAGKSCGAGSVMQVSEEPQPDQVFRMFPDICTSHQRPFFRENQQITV
- the IRF8 gene encoding interferon regulatory factor 8 isoform X2; translated protein: MCDRNGGRRLRQWLIEQIDSAMYPGLIWENDEKSMFRIPWKHAGKQDYNQEVDASIFKAWAVFKGKFKEGDKAEPATWKTRLRCALNKSPDFEEVTDRSQLDISEPYKVYRIVPEEEQKCKLGVAAPGCVSEVSDMECGRSELDDLIKEPAVDDYMGVIKRSPSPPEACRSQLLPDWWAQPPSAALPLVTGYAAYDTHHSAFSQMVISFYYGGKLVGQATTSCPEGCRLSLSPPGLPAGKPYAPGDLELVRFPPADTIPSERQRQVTRKLFGHLERGVLLHSGRQGVHVRRLCQGRVFCSGNAVLFKDRPNKLERDEVVKVFDTSQFFRELQQFYNNQSRLPDSRVVLCFGEEFPDMAPLRSKLILVQVEQLYVRQLVEEAGKSCGAGSVMQVSEEPQPDQVFRMFPDICTSHQRPFFRENQQITV